A genomic window from Mesorhizobium sp. 131-2-1 includes:
- a CDS encoding homoserine dehydrogenase, translating into MAEALRVGIAGLGTVGASVARVLRDKAAELTRQCGRDIVVAAVSARDPRRDRGVDLGKAEWFDDAVKMAEKADIDVFVELIGGDEGPARASVKAALEAGRHVVTANKALLAKHGVQLAEIAEKKGVLLNYEAAVAGGIPVIKTMREAMAGNSVTRVFGILNGTCNYILTRMEAEGITFDACLKDAQRLGYAEADPTFDIEGHDTAHKLSILTSLAFGTKIAANDIYMEGISNISQADIRAAGDLGYRIKLLGVAQRTESGIEQRVHPTMVPTASVIAQVHGVTNAVAIETDILGELLLSGPGAGGNATASAVIGDIADIAKSRPGFQHGPVFGRPAKELRPYKRAQMRSHAGGYFIRLTVHDRIGVFAAIAKRMADNDISLESIVQQAAGPETDAQKTVILVTHETTEAAVRKAVEGITKDGHLTDKPQVIRIERAE; encoded by the coding sequence ATGGCTGAAGCGTTGCGTGTTGGAATTGCCGGCCTCGGCACGGTCGGCGCCTCGGTGGCGCGCGTGCTGCGCGACAAGGCGGCGGAACTCACCCGCCAGTGCGGCCGCGACATCGTGGTTGCCGCCGTCTCCGCCCGCGATCCGAGGCGCGACCGCGGCGTCGATCTCGGCAAGGCTGAATGGTTCGACGATGCCGTCAAGATGGCCGAGAAGGCCGACATCGATGTCTTCGTCGAACTGATCGGCGGCGACGAGGGACCCGCGCGGGCCTCGGTGAAAGCGGCCCTCGAGGCCGGCCGCCATGTGGTGACCGCCAACAAGGCGCTGCTGGCCAAGCATGGCGTGCAACTGGCCGAGATCGCCGAGAAGAAGGGTGTTCTTCTGAACTATGAGGCCGCTGTTGCCGGCGGCATCCCCGTCATCAAGACGATGCGCGAGGCGATGGCCGGCAATTCGGTCACCAGGGTCTTCGGCATTCTCAACGGCACCTGCAACTACATCCTGACCCGCATGGAAGCCGAAGGCATCACCTTCGACGCCTGCCTGAAGGACGCGCAAAGGCTCGGCTATGCCGAGGCCGATCCGACCTTCGACATCGAGGGTCACGACACGGCGCACAAGCTGTCGATCCTGACCAGCCTCGCCTTCGGCACGAAGATCGCCGCCAACGACATCTATATGGAGGGCATCTCCAACATCAGCCAGGCCGACATCCGCGCCGCCGGCGACCTCGGCTACCGCATCAAGCTGCTCGGCGTCGCCCAGCGCACCGAGAGCGGCATCGAGCAGCGCGTGCATCCGACCATGGTGCCGACCGCCTCGGTCATCGCGCAGGTGCATGGCGTCACCAACGCGGTGGCGATCGAGACCGACATCCTTGGCGAACTTCTGCTTTCCGGCCCAGGTGCGGGCGGCAACGCCACCGCTTCGGCGGTGATCGGCGACATCGCCGACATCGCCAAGAGCCGGCCGGGCTTCCAGCACGGACCGGTCTTCGGCCGCCCGGCGAAAGAACTGAGGCCTTACAAGCGGGCGCAGATGCGCAGCCATGCCGGCGGCTATTTCATCCGGCTCACCGTGCATGACCGCATCGGCGTCTTCGCCGCGATCGCCAAGCGCATGGCCGACAACGACATCTCGCTGGAATCGATCGTCCAGCAGGCCGCCGGTCCGGAAACCGACGCGCAGAAGACAGTTATCCTCGTCACCCACGAGACGACGGAAGCAGCGGTGCGCAAGGCCGTCGAGGGCATCACCAAGGATGGCCACCTGACCGACAAGCCGCAGGTGATCCGCATCGAACGGGCGGAATAG
- the glpX gene encoding class II fructose-bisphosphatase: protein MNVAQNIVAGLDRILTMELVRVTERAAVAAARLRGRGDEKAADQVAVDAMRQELNRLAIKGTVVIGEGERDEAPMLYIGEEVGTGKGPAVDIALDPLEGTTICAKNLPNALAVIAIAEKGSLLFAPDVYMDKIAIGPGYADGVIDIDATPAENIASLAKAKGVAVSDITACILDRPRHAKLIDAVRATGAAIRLIGDGDVAGVIHTTDAEETGIDIYLGTGGAPEGVLAAAALRCTGGQMQGRLILDTPEKVARAAKMGIADPKRVYQAKDMARGDVLFAATGVTDGNLLDGVKFGRTYITTHTIVLRSSSRTVREIKARHQDLEKF, encoded by the coding sequence ATGAACGTGGCCCAGAACATTGTCGCCGGCCTCGACCGGATACTCACCATGGAACTGGTGCGCGTCACCGAGCGGGCCGCGGTGGCGGCTGCCAGGCTGCGCGGGCGGGGCGACGAGAAAGCGGCCGACCAGGTCGCGGTCGACGCCATGCGCCAGGAACTCAACCGGCTCGCCATCAAGGGCACGGTGGTGATCGGCGAGGGCGAGCGCGACGAGGCGCCGATGCTCTACATCGGCGAGGAGGTCGGCACCGGCAAAGGCCCGGCGGTCGATATCGCGCTCGATCCGCTCGAAGGCACGACGATCTGCGCCAAGAACCTGCCCAATGCGCTTGCCGTCATCGCCATCGCGGAGAAAGGCAGCCTGCTGTTCGCGCCCGACGTCTACATGGACAAGATCGCCATCGGGCCGGGCTATGCCGACGGCGTCATCGACATCGACGCGACGCCGGCTGAAAACATCGCCAGCCTGGCCAAGGCCAAGGGTGTCGCGGTGTCCGACATCACCGCCTGCATCCTCGACCGACCGCGCCACGCAAAACTGATCGACGCGGTGCGTGCGACGGGTGCGGCGATCCGGCTGATCGGCGATGGCGATGTCGCCGGCGTCATCCACACCACGGACGCGGAAGAGACCGGCATCGACATCTATCTCGGCACCGGCGGTGCTCCGGAAGGCGTGTTGGCGGCGGCGGCGTTGCGCTGCACCGGCGGCCAGATGCAGGGGCGGCTGATCCTCGATACGCCGGAGAAAGTGGCGCGCGCGGCCAAGATGGGCATTGCCGATCCGAAGCGGGTCTACCAGGCAAAGGACATGGCGCGCGGCGACGTGCTGTTTGCGGCAACCGGCGTCACCGACGGCAACCTGCTCGACGGCGTCAAGTTCGGCCGCACCTACATCACCACGCACACCATCGTGCTGCGCTCGTCGTCGCGCACGGTGCGCGAGATCAAGGCGCGGCACCAGGACCTGGAAAAGTTTTGA
- the recJ gene encoding single-stranded-DNA-specific exonuclease RecJ — MTGERRLFLDVRQSATGVSWEHRLTERQDMTALAIAQGHGVPDIVARVLAGRGVSAEQTERFLDPTIRDLLPNPASLTDMDRAAARLAEAIVAKEKVAIFGDYDVDGAASSALLKRFLAHFSVPSEIYIPDRIFEGYGPNPEAMRDLISRGAKLIVTVDCGTNSATSIDAAKQAGADVVVLDHHQVGGPLPAADAVVNPNREDDLSGQGHLCAAGVVFLCLVQTAKILRSRLPEAAPPDLLSLLDLVALATVCDVVPLTGVNRAFVVKGLQVVRQQKNEGLAALARVSRIGEPISTFHLAYLIGPRINAGGRIGDAALGSRLLATDDPVEAGTIAETLDRLNQERQQMELEMLAEARTEADAELAGGNGPAIVVTASTTWHPGIVGLLASRLKDHARRPAFAIAFNANGVGTGSGRSVSGFDLGRLVREAANAGLIVKGGGHGMAAGITVERSRLGELRAFFEERAAADVFRLQDEESLAIDGALAAEGATLSLLDALEKAGPFGAGHVAPVFALPRHRLADARPVGTNHIRAELQSQSGGRIQAIAFRAVDTALGEFLFRNRGKTVHIAGSLSGNYWNGNRTVQFRITDAALA, encoded by the coding sequence ATGACGGGCGAAAGACGGCTTTTCCTGGATGTCAGGCAATCGGCGACCGGTGTCTCCTGGGAGCACCGGCTGACCGAACGGCAGGACATGACGGCGCTTGCCATCGCCCAGGGCCATGGCGTGCCCGACATCGTGGCAAGGGTGCTGGCCGGGCGCGGCGTCAGCGCCGAGCAGACCGAGCGCTTCCTCGACCCGACGATCCGCGACTTGCTGCCGAACCCGGCCTCGCTCACCGATATGGACAGGGCCGCGGCGCGCCTCGCCGAAGCAATCGTTGCCAAGGAGAAGGTGGCGATCTTCGGCGACTACGATGTCGACGGCGCGGCGTCGTCGGCGCTGCTCAAGCGTTTCCTTGCGCATTTCTCGGTGCCGTCGGAAATCTACATACCCGACCGTATCTTCGAGGGGTATGGCCCCAATCCGGAAGCCATGCGCGACCTCATCTCGCGCGGCGCCAAGCTCATCGTCACCGTCGACTGCGGCACCAACAGCGCCACCTCGATCGACGCGGCGAAGCAGGCCGGCGCCGATGTCGTGGTGCTCGACCATCATCAGGTCGGGGGTCCGCTGCCGGCGGCGGACGCGGTGGTCAATCCCAACCGCGAGGACGATCTTTCGGGGCAGGGACATCTTTGCGCCGCCGGCGTCGTCTTCCTCTGCCTGGTGCAGACGGCGAAGATCCTGCGAAGCCGGCTGCCGGAGGCTGCGCCGCCGGACCTTTTGTCGCTGCTCGACCTCGTGGCGCTGGCCACCGTCTGCGACGTGGTGCCGCTCACCGGCGTCAACCGCGCCTTCGTGGTCAAGGGGCTGCAGGTGGTGCGCCAGCAGAAGAATGAGGGGCTGGCAGCCCTTGCCCGAGTCTCGCGCATCGGCGAGCCGATCAGCACCTTTCATCTCGCCTATCTGATCGGGCCGCGCATCAATGCCGGCGGGCGCATCGGCGATGCCGCGCTCGGCAGCCGCCTGCTTGCCACCGACGACCCGGTCGAGGCCGGCACGATCGCCGAGACGCTCGATCGGCTGAACCAGGAGCGCCAGCAGATGGAGCTGGAGATGCTGGCCGAGGCGCGCACCGAGGCCGACGCCGAGCTTGCCGGCGGCAATGGCCCGGCCATCGTCGTCACCGCCAGCACCACCTGGCATCCGGGCATCGTCGGCCTGCTCGCCTCGCGTCTCAAGGACCACGCGCGCCGGCCGGCCTTCGCCATCGCCTTCAACGCCAACGGCGTCGGCACCGGCTCGGGGCGCTCGGTGTCGGGATTCGATCTCGGACGGCTGGTGCGCGAGGCGGCCAATGCCGGGCTGATCGTCAAGGGCGGCGGACATGGCATGGCGGCCGGCATCACGGTGGAACGATCGAGACTGGGCGAGCTGCGGGCCTTCTTCGAGGAGCGCGCGGCGGCCGACGTGTTCCGGCTGCAGGACGAGGAGAGCCTGGCGATCGATGGCGCGCTCGCCGCCGAGGGCGCGACACTCTCCTTGCTCGACGCGCTGGAAAAGGCCGGCCCGTTCGGCGCCGGCCATGTCGCGCCGGTGTTCGCGCTGCCGCGCCACCGGCTGGCCGATGCGCGGCCGGTCGGCACCAACCACATCCGCGCCGAGCTGCAGTCGCAAAGCGGCGGCCGCATCCAGGCGATTGCCTTCCGCGCCGTCGATACCGCGCTCGGCGAATTCCTGTTCAGGAACCGTGGCAAGACGGTGCATATCGCCGGCTCGCTGTCCGGCAATTACTGGAACGGCAACCGCACGGTGCAGTTCCGCATCACCGACGCGGCACTGGCCTGA
- a CDS encoding patatin family protein, with protein sequence MLEWASLRGRPDVREANGPSSSGGASDQKPGKKTGISLALGGGCARGWAHIGVLRALDEAGIEVSMIAGTSIGALVGGCYLAGKLDELEEFARSLTKRRIFGLLDLNLRGSGLFGGMKLDQRLREHMAGIRFEDLPKPFVAVTSEIRTGHEIWLSSGSLITAMRASYALPGVFEPVTCNGRILVDGALVNPVPVSVCRAYEQPLVVAVNLHYDLFGRAAVIKHSAGELVIEKDVQGTGRAETAHQSHQTRLGITGVMVEAFNIIQDRISRARLAGDPPDMSLQPKLSHIGLTEFHRADEAIRLGYQATMAQISELTRLQTVLA encoded by the coding sequence ATGCTCGAATGGGCGTCATTACGTGGCAGACCAGACGTTCGAGAGGCCAACGGCCCCTCCTCGTCCGGCGGCGCATCCGATCAGAAGCCTGGCAAGAAGACTGGTATTTCGCTGGCGCTCGGCGGTGGCTGCGCGCGCGGCTGGGCTCATATCGGCGTGCTGCGCGCGCTCGACGAGGCCGGCATCGAAGTGTCGATGATCGCCGGCACCTCGATCGGCGCGTTGGTTGGCGGCTGCTACCTGGCCGGCAAGCTGGACGAGCTGGAAGAATTCGCCCGCAGCCTGACCAAGCGTCGCATCTTCGGCCTGCTCGATCTCAACCTGCGCGGCAGCGGCCTGTTCGGCGGCATGAAGCTCGATCAGCGCCTGCGCGAGCATATGGCCGGTATCCGCTTCGAGGACCTGCCGAAACCCTTCGTCGCCGTGACATCGGAAATCCGCACCGGTCATGAGATCTGGCTGTCGAGCGGCTCGCTGATCACCGCCATGCGCGCTTCCTACGCGCTGCCCGGCGTGTTTGAGCCGGTGACCTGCAATGGCCGTATTCTCGTCGACGGCGCGCTGGTCAATCCGGTGCCGGTTTCGGTTTGCCGCGCCTATGAGCAGCCGCTGGTCGTGGCGGTCAACCTCCACTATGACCTGTTCGGCCGCGCCGCCGTCATCAAGCACAGCGCCGGTGAACTGGTCATCGAGAAGGACGTGCAAGGAACCGGCCGGGCCGAGACTGCGCACCAGTCGCACCAGACGCGGCTTGGCATCACCGGCGTCATGGTCGAAGCCTTCAACATTATCCAGGACCGGATCTCGCGCGCCAGGCTCGCCGGCGACCCGCCCGATATGTCGCTGCAGCCCAAGCTCAGCCATATCGGCCTGACCGAATTCCATCGCGCCGACGAGGCGATCCGCCTTGGCTACCAGGCGACGATGGCGCAGATCAGCGAACTGACCCGCCTGCAGACCGTTCTGGCCTGA